AGCGAGTCGATCATCATACAACCGTTAGGATTGGAAGTGTCGAGTAACCGGGTGATGACGTGGCCGAACGATTCGCGCAAACCGGTTTCGGGATCTTTGGCTTCCACGAGAGGTTTCAACAGGTTGGCGCGGCAGGATTCGGAGTAAAGCTGGCAGGATTTCAGGAACAATCCCTTTTTGCCTTTGAACTCGCCGTAGAGGCAGAAGCGGTTCAGGCCGGTCTCTTCGACGAGGTCGGCGACGGAGGTGTGCGCATAGCCTTTGCGCCAGAAGTGCTGGGTCGCCTTCCGGGTGGCTTCTTTGCGGTCGCATTCGATGGGTCTGCCAGCCATAACTAACTGGTTTCAGAATACACGTTCTGAAATGGATGTCAAATTTGGGGAGGTGGAGGTCTGGTTGGCTCAGGTAAAATATGCCTTCTGACATCATATGAACGATGTCATCGCGGCTTAATAGATGGCTGCAAACTCAGCCTCATCTATCCAAGTCAGGCTGTTAATGCGCGAATCTCGCACGAGCGCGTTGTTCAAGATTGTTATGAGAGGTTGGAGTTGTTCTGGGAATTTGCTGGAGCTGAAAATTGACTTCATTAAGCCGCGTCTTAACCGAGATTGAATTACCCAGTGATCTGTGGGCGGCGTT
The DNA window shown above is from Pedosphaera parvula Ellin514 and carries:
- a CDS encoding TetR/AcrR family transcriptional regulator; translation: MAGRPIECDRKEATRKATQHFWRKGYAHTSVADLVEETGLNRFCLYGEFKGKKGLFLKSCQLYSESCRANLLKPLVEAKDPETGLRESFGHVITRLLDTSNPNGCMMIDSLAGDAGKDADIRRALQCHFSAWEFAFAEVLHRAAGKSAKPAGTKAGASILLNTMLGMSNYARLHPQKESLEAIANAAIKTALATARGK